In Armatimonadota bacterium, the following proteins share a genomic window:
- a CDS encoding glucosamine--fructose-6-phosphate aminotransferase: protein MAEQHHMHREIHEQPQVIRTVAQKSVRPAQLLAQAIRDRGVQFVMISARGTSDNAALYTKYRLEIEAGIPVASAAPSIFTLYSGQLNLSRAMVIGISQSGKAQDVVEVVSAARAAGALTAAITNDPSSELAQVAEHVLLCHAGEERSVAATKTYTATLANIALLVDALVGRTRPGEDIEEAAQGMEQVLAMEEEIELLAERYRYMSACMVLSRGYNFCTAHEAALKMMETGYVIARAYSAADFLHGPIAVVDTGFPCFVYAPNGNAYATMLQLTAKLRERGAEIVVISCNPEILRLATRMVVLPCDITERISPLVYIVVGQLFAFHLSETRGYDPDRPRGLSKITITR from the coding sequence ATGGCTGAACAACATCACATGCATCGTGAAATACACGAACAACCGCAAGTGATTCGCACTGTGGCGCAGAAAAGCGTGCGCCCGGCGCAGTTGCTGGCGCAAGCTATCCGCGACAGGGGGGTCCAATTTGTAATGATTAGCGCTCGCGGCACCTCCGATAACGCGGCACTCTATACCAAATACCGACTGGAGATAGAAGCGGGCATTCCGGTCGCCTCGGCTGCGCCTTCTATCTTCACGCTGTATAGCGGACAACTGAACCTCTCGCGTGCAATGGTTATCGGAATTAGCCAATCGGGCAAGGCGCAGGACGTAGTGGAGGTGGTTTCGGCAGCTCGTGCTGCAGGAGCATTGACTGCCGCCATCACCAACGACCCCAGCTCGGAACTGGCGCAAGTAGCGGAGCACGTGTTGCTTTGCCACGCGGGCGAGGAGCGTAGCGTCGCCGCTACCAAAACCTACACCGCTACGCTGGCGAACATCGCTCTGCTGGTGGACGCTCTGGTAGGGCGGACACGCCCCGGCGAGGACATCGAAGAGGCTGCGCAGGGCATGGAGCAGGTGCTGGCGATGGAAGAAGAGATAGAGCTTCTCGCAGAGCGTTACCGCTATATGTCCGCCTGTATGGTGCTGTCGCGCGGATATAACTTCTGCACCGCGCATGAAGCCGCACTGAAGATGATGGAGACGGGCTACGTGATTGCACGCGCCTACTCCGCCGCCGACTTCCTGCACGGTCCCATTGCCGTGGTGGACACAGGCTTCCCTTGCTTCGTGTACGCGCCCAACGGCAACGCCTACGCCACTATGCTACAGCTAACCGCCAAACTGCGCGAGCGCGGTGCAGAGATCGTTGTTATCTCCTGCAACCCGGAGATTCTGCGTTTAGCCACCCGGATGGTGGTGCTGCCGTGCGATATTACCGAGCGCATCAGCCCACTGGTGTACATCGTCGTCGGGCAGCTGTTCGCGTTCCATCTGTCCGAAACGCGCGGATACGACCCGGACCGTCCACGGGGGCTGAGCAAGATTACTATTACGCGGTGA
- a CDS encoding tryptophan--tRNA ligase yields MSKSRLLSGMQPTGVLHLGNLEGALRNWVLLQEQYESYFCIVDWHALTTLAERPEEIPHNVREVAIDYIAAGLDPQKCAIFVQSHVKEHAELHLLFSMITPLGWLERVPTYKEKRENLQIESVSYGLLGYPVLQAADILIYKAAVVPVGEDQLPHLELTREIARRFNFLYGEVFPEPQALLTPAARVPGLDGRKMSKSYNNAIYLSDDAQTVTQKVKQAYTDPLKIRKNDPGHPEGCVVFALHQIYSKQEVATIESECRAGQRGCVDCKMQLADNLNSALDPLRHRRQELLAKAGELERILKEGAEKARAVASETMKEVRKVMHLE; encoded by the coding sequence ATGTCCAAATCCCGCCTTCTCAGCGGAATGCAGCCAACGGGTGTTTTGCATCTGGGTAACCTGGAAGGCGCTTTGCGCAATTGGGTGCTACTGCAGGAGCAGTACGAGTCCTACTTTTGTATCGTGGACTGGCACGCTCTCACCACACTTGCCGAACGTCCTGAGGAGATACCACATAATGTGCGCGAGGTAGCCATCGACTACATCGCCGCAGGACTGGATCCGCAAAAGTGTGCTATCTTTGTGCAGTCGCACGTGAAGGAACATGCGGAACTCCATCTGCTCTTTTCCATGATTACGCCGCTGGGATGGCTGGAGCGAGTGCCCACCTATAAGGAGAAGCGCGAGAATTTGCAGATAGAGTCGGTCTCCTACGGTCTGCTGGGCTATCCTGTACTGCAGGCAGCAGACATCCTTATCTATAAAGCAGCCGTTGTGCCGGTCGGAGAGGACCAGCTGCCCCATCTGGAGCTGACTCGCGAGATCGCCAGACGATTTAACTTCCTGTACGGGGAGGTTTTTCCCGAACCGCAGGCTCTGCTCACCCCAGCCGCCCGTGTGCCGGGGCTAGACGGGCGCAAAATGAGCAAGTCCTATAACAACGCTATCTACCTCTCCGACGATGCGCAAACCGTAACCCAAAAGGTGAAACAAGCCTATACCGACCCCCTGAAGATTCGCAAAAACGACCCCGGCCATCCTGAAGGATGCGTGGTCTTCGCCTTGCATCAGATATACAGCAAGCAGGAAGTGGCGACTATAGAGTCTGAATGTCGAGCCGGACAGCGGGGTTGTGTGGATTGCAAGATGCAGCTGGCAGACAATCTGAACTCAGCGTTAGACCCTCTGCGCCACCGTCGGCAGGAGCTGCTGGCAAAAGCGGGAGAACTGGAACGCATCCTGAAGGAAGGTGCGGAAAAAGCACGCGCGGTCGCCAGCGAAACCATGAAAGAAGTACGTAAAGTGATGCATCTGGAGTAG
- a CDS encoding restriction endonuclease: MSQQAILLEKQWTQEEWLALPEGPPYYELEEGKLVPMPSPRREHQQVTGLLFARLHDYCLQNGTGTVVMEVDVALPNGRGYIPDVAFIAREREKHLPAPDGKVHGAPDLVVEVLSPSTRLRDLFTKLEGYQQAGVRFYWVIDPENLLIAEYELTTEGYVLRSHVEGDALFCPRLFPNLEIRLSEWVSTKA, from the coding sequence ATGAGCCAGCAGGCGATATTGCTGGAAAAGCAGTGGACACAGGAGGAGTGGCTTGCTCTCCCCGAGGGTCCACCCTACTACGAGCTGGAAGAGGGAAAACTGGTTCCAATGCCCTCACCACGCCGCGAGCATCAACAGGTAACTGGTTTGCTGTTCGCTCGCCTGCACGACTATTGCCTCCAGAATGGAACAGGCACAGTGGTGATGGAAGTAGATGTCGCTTTGCCCAACGGGCGAGGCTATATTCCCGACGTCGCCTTCATTGCGCGCGAAAGGGAGAAACATCTTCCTGCTCCCGATGGCAAAGTGCATGGTGCACCAGACCTGGTCGTGGAGGTGTTATCACCATCCACACGCCTGAGGGACCTGTTCACCAAGTTGGAGGGCTATCAGCAGGCAGGCGTACGATTCTACTGGGTAATTGACCCTGAAAACTTGCTCATCGCGGAGTACGAGCTGACCACAGAGGGTTATGTGCTACGCAGCCACGTGGAGGGAGATGCGCTCTTCTGCCCACGATTGTTCCCGAATCTGGAGATAAGGCTATCGGAATGGGTGAGTACAAAGGCTTAG
- a CDS encoding non-ribosomal peptide synthase, producing MSMHDWQVVSRATPEQVAFYKEHGYLKFGRIFTREELDLLREHVDQMIASLPPGKRPEELDVPHFEDPWLFRYLAHPRVLDVVECFIGPDIVLWSSHFIAKPGGDGKAVPWHTDGDYWGNRLEPMEVITLWLAVDESTRENGCMRVIPGSHCWQHPGHEAYRPVDTTTHVFSTELQNVDESQAVDIELAIGECSFHDAWTVHASAPNYSSKRRCGYTMRYMPAYVVHNDTSGRHRIYLLRGKDRTGGRNVYTPVPEF from the coding sequence ATGTCTATGCACGACTGGCAGGTTGTCTCCCGCGCTACGCCGGAGCAGGTAGCATTCTATAAGGAGCATGGTTACCTGAAGTTCGGGCGCATCTTTACCCGAGAGGAGCTGGACCTCCTGCGCGAGCATGTGGATCAAATGATTGCTTCACTCCCTCCTGGCAAACGCCCTGAAGAGCTGGATGTGCCTCATTTCGAGGACCCCTGGTTGTTCCGTTATCTGGCTCACCCGCGTGTGCTGGATGTGGTAGAGTGCTTCATCGGTCCTGATATCGTGCTGTGGAGCAGTCACTTTATTGCCAAGCCGGGCGGCGATGGCAAAGCGGTACCCTGGCACACCGATGGCGATTACTGGGGCAACCGGTTGGAGCCGATGGAGGTTATCACGCTGTGGCTGGCAGTGGACGAATCCACTCGCGAGAACGGCTGTATGCGCGTCATCCCTGGCTCGCATTGCTGGCAACATCCTGGGCACGAAGCGTATCGTCCAGTGGACACCACGACGCACGTTTTCTCCACCGAACTGCAGAATGTAGACGAGTCGCAGGCAGTGGACATTGAGCTGGCGATAGGGGAGTGCAGCTTCCACGATGCATGGACGGTTCACGCCTCTGCACCCAACTACTCCAGCAAGCGGCGCTGTGGATACACCATGCGTTATATGCCGGCGTATGTGGTACACAACGACACCAGCGGCAGGCATCGCATTTACCTGTTGAGGGGCAAGGACCGCACCGGTGGGAGGAACGTCTACACGCCTGTGCCGGAGTTTTGA